A window from Carassius gibelio isolate Cgi1373 ecotype wild population from Czech Republic chromosome B3, carGib1.2-hapl.c, whole genome shotgun sequence encodes these proteins:
- the carm1 gene encoding histone-arginine methyltransferase CARM1 isoform X3 translates to MAVSVFPGVRLLSIGDANGDIQRHSEQQPLRLEIKINQDVALISLSNNEETCVFKCSVSRETECSRVGKQSFIITLGCNSVLLQFASPGDFSSFYNLLKNCRGHGGEHSVFSERTEESSAVQYFQFYGYLSQQQNMMQDYVRTGTYQRAILQNHTDFKDKVVLDVGCGSGILSFFAAQAGARKVYAVEASTMAQHAEVLVNSNRLSERVVVIPGKVEEVSLPEQVDIIISEPMGYMLFNERMLESYLHAKKYLKPNGKMFPTIGDVHLAPFTDEQLYMEQFTKANFWYQPSFHGVDLSALRGAAVDEYFRQPIVDTFDIRILMAKSVKYTVNFLEAKEEDLYKIEIPFKFHMMHSGLVHGLAFWFDVAFIGSAMTVWLSTAPTEPLTHWYQVRCLLQSPLFAKAGDTMSGTAHLIANKRQSYDISIVAQVDQTGSKSSNLLDLKNPFFRYTGTTPAPPPGSHYSSPSENMWNTGGTYSMNQGMAVSGMPTAYDLSTVIGGSGTTVAHNNLIPIVNTGIVNHTHSRMGSIMSTGIVQGATTAQQGPSSSSPYYPITNQFTMGGPAISMASPMAIPSNTMHYGS, encoded by the exons TGTTCAGTATCACGAGAGACTGAATGCAGTCGTGTTGGGAAGCAGTCCTTCATCATTACTCTGGGCTGTAACAGTGTCCTCCTGCAGTTTGCATCTCCAGGAG ATTTCTCGTCGTTCTATAACCTCCTGAAGAACTGTCGTGGACACGGGGGTGAACACTCGGTCTTCAGTGAGAGGACGGAGGAGTCCTCAGCTGTACAGTATTTCCAG ttttatggCTACCTCTCTCAACAACAAAACATGATGCAGGATTACGTGCGAACTGGAACATATCAACGGGCCATCCTCCAGAATCACACTGACTTCAAGGATAAA GTGGTGCTGGATGTAGGCTGTGGCTCTGGGATTCTGTCATTTTTCGCAGCTCAGGCTGGTGCTCGTAAAGTGTATGCTGTGGAGGCCAGTACCATGGCTCAACATGCAGAG GTTCTTGTGAACAGTAACAGGCTGTCAGAGCGTGTTGTGGTGATTCCTGGGAAAGTGGAGGAGGTGTCTCTACCTGAGCAGGTGGACATAATCATCTCTGAACCCATGGGCTACATGCTGTTCAACGAAAGGATGCTGGAGAGCTACCTGCATGCCAAAAAGTACCTCAAGCCCAACG GCAAAATGTTTCCCACAATCGGAGACGTGCACCTCGCCCCTTTCACAGATGAGCAGCTTTATATGGAGCAGTTTACAAAGGCCAATTTCTG GTACCAGCCGTCCTTCCATGGGGTGGATCTGTCTGCGCTGAGAGGAGCTGCAGTAGACGAATACTTCAGACAGCCGATTGTG GACACGTTTGATATCAGGATCCTGATGGCCAAATCAGTGAAGTACACAGTGAACTTTTTAGAAGCTAAAGAAGAGGATCTTTACAA GATAGAGATCCCCTTCAAATTCCACATGATGCACTCAGGGCTTGTTCATGGGCTGGCTTTTTGGTTTGATGTCGCATTCATCGGATCAGC GATGACGGTGTGGCTCTCCACGGCCCCCACAGAGCCCCTCACTCACTGGTACCAGGTGCGCTGTCTGCTGCAGTCCCCTCTCTTTGCCAAGGCAGGGGACACCATGTCAGGCACCGCACATTTAATCGCCAACAAGAG ACAAAGCTATGACATTAGTATTGTTGCTCAAGTGGACCAGACAGGATCCAAGTCCAGTAATCTGCTTGACCTCAAGAACCCCTTCTTCCG GTACACGGGCACAACACCGGCCCCTCCTCCAGGTTCACACTACTCCTCCCCGTCGGAGAACATGTGGAACACTGGGGGAACCTACAGCATGAACCAAGGCATGGCTGTGTCGG GGATGCCCACAGCCTATGATCTCAGCACCGTCATTGGCGGCAGCGGGACTACAGTGGCCCACAACAACCTCATCCCCATTG TGAACACGGGGATTGTGAATCACACTCACTCCAGAATGGGTTCAATAATGAGCACGGGAATCGTCCAGG GGGCCACGACTGCCCAGCAGGGTCCTAGCAGCAGCAGTCCGTATTACCCCATCACCAACCAGTTCACCATGGGCGGCCCGGCTATCTCCATGGCATCTCCTATGGCTATCCCCAGCAACACCATGCACTACGGGAGCTAA
- the carm1 gene encoding histone-arginine methyltransferase CARM1 isoform X5: MAVSVFPGVRLLSIGDANGDIQRHSEQQPLRLEIKINQDVALISLSNNEETCVFKCSVSRETECSRVGKQSFIITLGCNSVLLQFASPGDFSSFYNLLKNCRGHGGEHSVFSERTEESSAVQYFQFYGYLSQQQNMMQDYVRTGTYQRAILQNHTDFKDKVVLDVGCGSGILSFFAAQAGARKVYAVEASTMAQHAEVLVNSNRLSERVVVIPGKVEEVSLPEQVDIIISEPMGYMLFNERMLESYLHAKKYLKPNGKMFPTIGDVHLAPFTDEQLYMEQFTKANFWYQPSFHGVDLSALRGAAVDEYFRQPIVDTFDIRILMAKSVKYTVNFLEAKEEDLYKIEIPFKFHMMHSGLVHGLAFWFDVAFIGSAMTVWLSTAPTEPLTHWYQVRCLLQSPLFAKAGDTMSGTAHLIANKRQSYDISIVAQVDQTGSKSSNLLDLKNPFFRYTGTTPAPPPGSHYSSPSENMWNTGGTYSMNQGMAVSGMPTAYDLSTVIGGSGTTVAHNNLIPIGTDTHARATTAQQGPSSSSPYYPITNQFTMGGPAISMASPMAIPSNTMHYGS, from the exons TGTTCAGTATCACGAGAGACTGAATGCAGTCGTGTTGGGAAGCAGTCCTTCATCATTACTCTGGGCTGTAACAGTGTCCTCCTGCAGTTTGCATCTCCAGGAG ATTTCTCGTCGTTCTATAACCTCCTGAAGAACTGTCGTGGACACGGGGGTGAACACTCGGTCTTCAGTGAGAGGACGGAGGAGTCCTCAGCTGTACAGTATTTCCAG ttttatggCTACCTCTCTCAACAACAAAACATGATGCAGGATTACGTGCGAACTGGAACATATCAACGGGCCATCCTCCAGAATCACACTGACTTCAAGGATAAA GTGGTGCTGGATGTAGGCTGTGGCTCTGGGATTCTGTCATTTTTCGCAGCTCAGGCTGGTGCTCGTAAAGTGTATGCTGTGGAGGCCAGTACCATGGCTCAACATGCAGAG GTTCTTGTGAACAGTAACAGGCTGTCAGAGCGTGTTGTGGTGATTCCTGGGAAAGTGGAGGAGGTGTCTCTACCTGAGCAGGTGGACATAATCATCTCTGAACCCATGGGCTACATGCTGTTCAACGAAAGGATGCTGGAGAGCTACCTGCATGCCAAAAAGTACCTCAAGCCCAACG GCAAAATGTTTCCCACAATCGGAGACGTGCACCTCGCCCCTTTCACAGATGAGCAGCTTTATATGGAGCAGTTTACAAAGGCCAATTTCTG GTACCAGCCGTCCTTCCATGGGGTGGATCTGTCTGCGCTGAGAGGAGCTGCAGTAGACGAATACTTCAGACAGCCGATTGTG GACACGTTTGATATCAGGATCCTGATGGCCAAATCAGTGAAGTACACAGTGAACTTTTTAGAAGCTAAAGAAGAGGATCTTTACAA GATAGAGATCCCCTTCAAATTCCACATGATGCACTCAGGGCTTGTTCATGGGCTGGCTTTTTGGTTTGATGTCGCATTCATCGGATCAGC GATGACGGTGTGGCTCTCCACGGCCCCCACAGAGCCCCTCACTCACTGGTACCAGGTGCGCTGTCTGCTGCAGTCCCCTCTCTTTGCCAAGGCAGGGGACACCATGTCAGGCACCGCACATTTAATCGCCAACAAGAG ACAAAGCTATGACATTAGTATTGTTGCTCAAGTGGACCAGACAGGATCCAAGTCCAGTAATCTGCTTGACCTCAAGAACCCCTTCTTCCG GTACACGGGCACAACACCGGCCCCTCCTCCAGGTTCACACTACTCCTCCCCGTCGGAGAACATGTGGAACACTGGGGGAACCTACAGCATGAACCAAGGCATGGCTGTGTCGG GGATGCCCACAGCCTATGATCTCAGCACCGTCATTGGCGGCAGCGGGACTACAGTGGCCCACAACAACCTCATCCCCATTGGTACAGACACGCATGCAC GGGCCACGACTGCCCAGCAGGGTCCTAGCAGCAGCAGTCCGTATTACCCCATCACCAACCAGTTCACCATGGGCGGCCCGGCTATCTCCATGGCATCTCCTATGGCTATCCCCAGCAACACCATGCACTACGGGAGCTAA
- the carm1 gene encoding histone-arginine methyltransferase CARM1 isoform X2: MAVSVFPGVRLLSIGDANGDIQRHSEQQPLRLEIKINQDVALISLSNNEETCVFKCSVSRETECSRVGKQSFIITLGCNSVLLQFASPGDFSSFYNLLKNCRGHGGEHSVFSERTEESSAVQYFQFYGYLSQQQNMMQDYVRTGTYQRAILQNHTDFKDKVVLDVGCGSGILSFFAAQAGARKVYAVEASTMAQHAEVLVNSNRLSERVVVIPGKVEEVSLPEQVDIIISEPMGYMLFNERMLESYLHAKKYLKPNGKMFPTIGDVHLAPFTDEQLYMEQFTKANFWYQPSFHGVDLSALRGAAVDEYFRQPIVDTFDIRILMAKSVKYTVNFLEAKEEDLYKIEIPFKFHMMHSGLVHGLAFWFDVAFIGSAMTVWLSTAPTEPLTHWYQVRCLLQSPLFAKAGDTMSGTAHLIANKRQSYDISIVAQVDQTGSKSSNLLDLKNPFFRYTGTTPAPPPGSHYSSPSENMWNTGGTYSMNQGMPTAYDLSTVIGGSGTTVAHNNLIPIGTDTHALNTGIVNHTHSRMGSIMSTGIVQGATTAQQGPSSSSPYYPITNQFTMGGPAISMASPMAIPSNTMHYGS, encoded by the exons TGTTCAGTATCACGAGAGACTGAATGCAGTCGTGTTGGGAAGCAGTCCTTCATCATTACTCTGGGCTGTAACAGTGTCCTCCTGCAGTTTGCATCTCCAGGAG ATTTCTCGTCGTTCTATAACCTCCTGAAGAACTGTCGTGGACACGGGGGTGAACACTCGGTCTTCAGTGAGAGGACGGAGGAGTCCTCAGCTGTACAGTATTTCCAG ttttatggCTACCTCTCTCAACAACAAAACATGATGCAGGATTACGTGCGAACTGGAACATATCAACGGGCCATCCTCCAGAATCACACTGACTTCAAGGATAAA GTGGTGCTGGATGTAGGCTGTGGCTCTGGGATTCTGTCATTTTTCGCAGCTCAGGCTGGTGCTCGTAAAGTGTATGCTGTGGAGGCCAGTACCATGGCTCAACATGCAGAG GTTCTTGTGAACAGTAACAGGCTGTCAGAGCGTGTTGTGGTGATTCCTGGGAAAGTGGAGGAGGTGTCTCTACCTGAGCAGGTGGACATAATCATCTCTGAACCCATGGGCTACATGCTGTTCAACGAAAGGATGCTGGAGAGCTACCTGCATGCCAAAAAGTACCTCAAGCCCAACG GCAAAATGTTTCCCACAATCGGAGACGTGCACCTCGCCCCTTTCACAGATGAGCAGCTTTATATGGAGCAGTTTACAAAGGCCAATTTCTG GTACCAGCCGTCCTTCCATGGGGTGGATCTGTCTGCGCTGAGAGGAGCTGCAGTAGACGAATACTTCAGACAGCCGATTGTG GACACGTTTGATATCAGGATCCTGATGGCCAAATCAGTGAAGTACACAGTGAACTTTTTAGAAGCTAAAGAAGAGGATCTTTACAA GATAGAGATCCCCTTCAAATTCCACATGATGCACTCAGGGCTTGTTCATGGGCTGGCTTTTTGGTTTGATGTCGCATTCATCGGATCAGC GATGACGGTGTGGCTCTCCACGGCCCCCACAGAGCCCCTCACTCACTGGTACCAGGTGCGCTGTCTGCTGCAGTCCCCTCTCTTTGCCAAGGCAGGGGACACCATGTCAGGCACCGCACATTTAATCGCCAACAAGAG ACAAAGCTATGACATTAGTATTGTTGCTCAAGTGGACCAGACAGGATCCAAGTCCAGTAATCTGCTTGACCTCAAGAACCCCTTCTTCCG GTACACGGGCACAACACCGGCCCCTCCTCCAGGTTCACACTACTCCTCCCCGTCGGAGAACATGTGGAACACTGGGGGAACCTACAGCATGAACCAAG GGATGCCCACAGCCTATGATCTCAGCACCGTCATTGGCGGCAGCGGGACTACAGTGGCCCACAACAACCTCATCCCCATTGGTACAGACACGCATGCAC TGAACACGGGGATTGTGAATCACACTCACTCCAGAATGGGTTCAATAATGAGCACGGGAATCGTCCAGG GGGCCACGACTGCCCAGCAGGGTCCTAGCAGCAGCAGTCCGTATTACCCCATCACCAACCAGTTCACCATGGGCGGCCCGGCTATCTCCATGGCATCTCCTATGGCTATCCCCAGCAACACCATGCACTACGGGAGCTAA
- the carm1 gene encoding histone-arginine methyltransferase CARM1 isoform X8 produces the protein MAVSVFPGVRLLSIGDANGDIQRHSEQQPLRLEIKINQDVALISLSNNEETCVFKCSVSRETECSRVGKQSFIITLGCNSVLLQFASPGDFSSFYNLLKNCRGHGGEHSVFSERTEESSAVQYFQFYGYLSQQQNMMQDYVRTGTYQRAILQNHTDFKDKVVLDVGCGSGILSFFAAQAGARKVYAVEASTMAQHAEVLVNSNRLSERVVVIPGKVEEVSLPEQVDIIISEPMGYMLFNERMLESYLHAKKYLKPNGKMFPTIGDVHLAPFTDEQLYMEQFTKANFWYQPSFHGVDLSALRGAAVDEYFRQPIVDTFDIRILMAKSVKYTVNFLEAKEEDLYKIEIPFKFHMMHSGLVHGLAFWFDVAFIGSAMTVWLSTAPTEPLTHWYQVRCLLQSPLFAKAGDTMSGTAHLIANKRQSYDISIVAQVDQTGSKSSNLLDLKNPFFRYTGTTPAPPPGSHYSSPSENMWNTGGTYSMNQGMPTAYDLSTVIGGSGTTVAHNNLIPIGATTAQQGPSSSSPYYPITNQFTMGGPAISMASPMAIPSNTMHYGS, from the exons TGTTCAGTATCACGAGAGACTGAATGCAGTCGTGTTGGGAAGCAGTCCTTCATCATTACTCTGGGCTGTAACAGTGTCCTCCTGCAGTTTGCATCTCCAGGAG ATTTCTCGTCGTTCTATAACCTCCTGAAGAACTGTCGTGGACACGGGGGTGAACACTCGGTCTTCAGTGAGAGGACGGAGGAGTCCTCAGCTGTACAGTATTTCCAG ttttatggCTACCTCTCTCAACAACAAAACATGATGCAGGATTACGTGCGAACTGGAACATATCAACGGGCCATCCTCCAGAATCACACTGACTTCAAGGATAAA GTGGTGCTGGATGTAGGCTGTGGCTCTGGGATTCTGTCATTTTTCGCAGCTCAGGCTGGTGCTCGTAAAGTGTATGCTGTGGAGGCCAGTACCATGGCTCAACATGCAGAG GTTCTTGTGAACAGTAACAGGCTGTCAGAGCGTGTTGTGGTGATTCCTGGGAAAGTGGAGGAGGTGTCTCTACCTGAGCAGGTGGACATAATCATCTCTGAACCCATGGGCTACATGCTGTTCAACGAAAGGATGCTGGAGAGCTACCTGCATGCCAAAAAGTACCTCAAGCCCAACG GCAAAATGTTTCCCACAATCGGAGACGTGCACCTCGCCCCTTTCACAGATGAGCAGCTTTATATGGAGCAGTTTACAAAGGCCAATTTCTG GTACCAGCCGTCCTTCCATGGGGTGGATCTGTCTGCGCTGAGAGGAGCTGCAGTAGACGAATACTTCAGACAGCCGATTGTG GACACGTTTGATATCAGGATCCTGATGGCCAAATCAGTGAAGTACACAGTGAACTTTTTAGAAGCTAAAGAAGAGGATCTTTACAA GATAGAGATCCCCTTCAAATTCCACATGATGCACTCAGGGCTTGTTCATGGGCTGGCTTTTTGGTTTGATGTCGCATTCATCGGATCAGC GATGACGGTGTGGCTCTCCACGGCCCCCACAGAGCCCCTCACTCACTGGTACCAGGTGCGCTGTCTGCTGCAGTCCCCTCTCTTTGCCAAGGCAGGGGACACCATGTCAGGCACCGCACATTTAATCGCCAACAAGAG ACAAAGCTATGACATTAGTATTGTTGCTCAAGTGGACCAGACAGGATCCAAGTCCAGTAATCTGCTTGACCTCAAGAACCCCTTCTTCCG GTACACGGGCACAACACCGGCCCCTCCTCCAGGTTCACACTACTCCTCCCCGTCGGAGAACATGTGGAACACTGGGGGAACCTACAGCATGAACCAAG GGATGCCCACAGCCTATGATCTCAGCACCGTCATTGGCGGCAGCGGGACTACAGTGGCCCACAACAACCTCATCCCCATTG GGGCCACGACTGCCCAGCAGGGTCCTAGCAGCAGCAGTCCGTATTACCCCATCACCAACCAGTTCACCATGGGCGGCCCGGCTATCTCCATGGCATCTCCTATGGCTATCCCCAGCAACACCATGCACTACGGGAGCTAA
- the carm1 gene encoding histone-arginine methyltransferase CARM1 isoform X1, with translation MAVSVFPGVRLLSIGDANGDIQRHSEQQPLRLEIKINQDVALISLSNNEETCVFKCSVSRETECSRVGKQSFIITLGCNSVLLQFASPGDFSSFYNLLKNCRGHGGEHSVFSERTEESSAVQYFQFYGYLSQQQNMMQDYVRTGTYQRAILQNHTDFKDKVVLDVGCGSGILSFFAAQAGARKVYAVEASTMAQHAEVLVNSNRLSERVVVIPGKVEEVSLPEQVDIIISEPMGYMLFNERMLESYLHAKKYLKPNGKMFPTIGDVHLAPFTDEQLYMEQFTKANFWYQPSFHGVDLSALRGAAVDEYFRQPIVDTFDIRILMAKSVKYTVNFLEAKEEDLYKIEIPFKFHMMHSGLVHGLAFWFDVAFIGSAMTVWLSTAPTEPLTHWYQVRCLLQSPLFAKAGDTMSGTAHLIANKRQSYDISIVAQVDQTGSKSSNLLDLKNPFFRYTGTTPAPPPGSHYSSPSENMWNTGGTYSMNQGMAVSGMPTAYDLSTVIGGSGTTVAHNNLIPIGTDTHALNTGIVNHTHSRMGSIMSTGIVQGATTAQQGPSSSSPYYPITNQFTMGGPAISMASPMAIPSNTMHYGS, from the exons TGTTCAGTATCACGAGAGACTGAATGCAGTCGTGTTGGGAAGCAGTCCTTCATCATTACTCTGGGCTGTAACAGTGTCCTCCTGCAGTTTGCATCTCCAGGAG ATTTCTCGTCGTTCTATAACCTCCTGAAGAACTGTCGTGGACACGGGGGTGAACACTCGGTCTTCAGTGAGAGGACGGAGGAGTCCTCAGCTGTACAGTATTTCCAG ttttatggCTACCTCTCTCAACAACAAAACATGATGCAGGATTACGTGCGAACTGGAACATATCAACGGGCCATCCTCCAGAATCACACTGACTTCAAGGATAAA GTGGTGCTGGATGTAGGCTGTGGCTCTGGGATTCTGTCATTTTTCGCAGCTCAGGCTGGTGCTCGTAAAGTGTATGCTGTGGAGGCCAGTACCATGGCTCAACATGCAGAG GTTCTTGTGAACAGTAACAGGCTGTCAGAGCGTGTTGTGGTGATTCCTGGGAAAGTGGAGGAGGTGTCTCTACCTGAGCAGGTGGACATAATCATCTCTGAACCCATGGGCTACATGCTGTTCAACGAAAGGATGCTGGAGAGCTACCTGCATGCCAAAAAGTACCTCAAGCCCAACG GCAAAATGTTTCCCACAATCGGAGACGTGCACCTCGCCCCTTTCACAGATGAGCAGCTTTATATGGAGCAGTTTACAAAGGCCAATTTCTG GTACCAGCCGTCCTTCCATGGGGTGGATCTGTCTGCGCTGAGAGGAGCTGCAGTAGACGAATACTTCAGACAGCCGATTGTG GACACGTTTGATATCAGGATCCTGATGGCCAAATCAGTGAAGTACACAGTGAACTTTTTAGAAGCTAAAGAAGAGGATCTTTACAA GATAGAGATCCCCTTCAAATTCCACATGATGCACTCAGGGCTTGTTCATGGGCTGGCTTTTTGGTTTGATGTCGCATTCATCGGATCAGC GATGACGGTGTGGCTCTCCACGGCCCCCACAGAGCCCCTCACTCACTGGTACCAGGTGCGCTGTCTGCTGCAGTCCCCTCTCTTTGCCAAGGCAGGGGACACCATGTCAGGCACCGCACATTTAATCGCCAACAAGAG ACAAAGCTATGACATTAGTATTGTTGCTCAAGTGGACCAGACAGGATCCAAGTCCAGTAATCTGCTTGACCTCAAGAACCCCTTCTTCCG GTACACGGGCACAACACCGGCCCCTCCTCCAGGTTCACACTACTCCTCCCCGTCGGAGAACATGTGGAACACTGGGGGAACCTACAGCATGAACCAAGGCATGGCTGTGTCGG GGATGCCCACAGCCTATGATCTCAGCACCGTCATTGGCGGCAGCGGGACTACAGTGGCCCACAACAACCTCATCCCCATTGGTACAGACACGCATGCAC TGAACACGGGGATTGTGAATCACACTCACTCCAGAATGGGTTCAATAATGAGCACGGGAATCGTCCAGG GGGCCACGACTGCCCAGCAGGGTCCTAGCAGCAGCAGTCCGTATTACCCCATCACCAACCAGTTCACCATGGGCGGCCCGGCTATCTCCATGGCATCTCCTATGGCTATCCCCAGCAACACCATGCACTACGGGAGCTAA
- the carm1 gene encoding histone-arginine methyltransferase CARM1 isoform X6, with protein sequence MAVSVFPGVRLLSIGDANGDIQRHSEQQPLRLEIKINQDVALISLSNNEETCVFKCSVSRETECSRVGKQSFIITLGCNSVLLQFASPGDFSSFYNLLKNCRGHGGEHSVFSERTEESSAVQYFQFYGYLSQQQNMMQDYVRTGTYQRAILQNHTDFKDKVVLDVGCGSGILSFFAAQAGARKVYAVEASTMAQHAEVLVNSNRLSERVVVIPGKVEEVSLPEQVDIIISEPMGYMLFNERMLESYLHAKKYLKPNGKMFPTIGDVHLAPFTDEQLYMEQFTKANFWYQPSFHGVDLSALRGAAVDEYFRQPIVDTFDIRILMAKSVKYTVNFLEAKEEDLYKIEIPFKFHMMHSGLVHGLAFWFDVAFIGSAMTVWLSTAPTEPLTHWYQVRCLLQSPLFAKAGDTMSGTAHLIANKRQSYDISIVAQVDQTGSKSSNLLDLKNPFFRYTGTTPAPPPGSHYSSPSENMWNTGGTYSMNQGMPTAYDLSTVIGGSGTTVAHNNLIPIGTDTHARATTAQQGPSSSSPYYPITNQFTMGGPAISMASPMAIPSNTMHYGS encoded by the exons TGTTCAGTATCACGAGAGACTGAATGCAGTCGTGTTGGGAAGCAGTCCTTCATCATTACTCTGGGCTGTAACAGTGTCCTCCTGCAGTTTGCATCTCCAGGAG ATTTCTCGTCGTTCTATAACCTCCTGAAGAACTGTCGTGGACACGGGGGTGAACACTCGGTCTTCAGTGAGAGGACGGAGGAGTCCTCAGCTGTACAGTATTTCCAG ttttatggCTACCTCTCTCAACAACAAAACATGATGCAGGATTACGTGCGAACTGGAACATATCAACGGGCCATCCTCCAGAATCACACTGACTTCAAGGATAAA GTGGTGCTGGATGTAGGCTGTGGCTCTGGGATTCTGTCATTTTTCGCAGCTCAGGCTGGTGCTCGTAAAGTGTATGCTGTGGAGGCCAGTACCATGGCTCAACATGCAGAG GTTCTTGTGAACAGTAACAGGCTGTCAGAGCGTGTTGTGGTGATTCCTGGGAAAGTGGAGGAGGTGTCTCTACCTGAGCAGGTGGACATAATCATCTCTGAACCCATGGGCTACATGCTGTTCAACGAAAGGATGCTGGAGAGCTACCTGCATGCCAAAAAGTACCTCAAGCCCAACG GCAAAATGTTTCCCACAATCGGAGACGTGCACCTCGCCCCTTTCACAGATGAGCAGCTTTATATGGAGCAGTTTACAAAGGCCAATTTCTG GTACCAGCCGTCCTTCCATGGGGTGGATCTGTCTGCGCTGAGAGGAGCTGCAGTAGACGAATACTTCAGACAGCCGATTGTG GACACGTTTGATATCAGGATCCTGATGGCCAAATCAGTGAAGTACACAGTGAACTTTTTAGAAGCTAAAGAAGAGGATCTTTACAA GATAGAGATCCCCTTCAAATTCCACATGATGCACTCAGGGCTTGTTCATGGGCTGGCTTTTTGGTTTGATGTCGCATTCATCGGATCAGC GATGACGGTGTGGCTCTCCACGGCCCCCACAGAGCCCCTCACTCACTGGTACCAGGTGCGCTGTCTGCTGCAGTCCCCTCTCTTTGCCAAGGCAGGGGACACCATGTCAGGCACCGCACATTTAATCGCCAACAAGAG ACAAAGCTATGACATTAGTATTGTTGCTCAAGTGGACCAGACAGGATCCAAGTCCAGTAATCTGCTTGACCTCAAGAACCCCTTCTTCCG GTACACGGGCACAACACCGGCCCCTCCTCCAGGTTCACACTACTCCTCCCCGTCGGAGAACATGTGGAACACTGGGGGAACCTACAGCATGAACCAAG GGATGCCCACAGCCTATGATCTCAGCACCGTCATTGGCGGCAGCGGGACTACAGTGGCCCACAACAACCTCATCCCCATTGGTACAGACACGCATGCAC GGGCCACGACTGCCCAGCAGGGTCCTAGCAGCAGCAGTCCGTATTACCCCATCACCAACCAGTTCACCATGGGCGGCCCGGCTATCTCCATGGCATCTCCTATGGCTATCCCCAGCAACACCATGCACTACGGGAGCTAA